In one window of Caldanaerobius fijiensis DSM 17918 DNA:
- a CDS encoding Asp23/Gls24 family envelope stress response protein, which translates to MKVYALVGPSGSGKSYKSILIAGERGIEAIIDDGLLIMGNRVIAGQSAKKELTKVAAIKRALFVEDAHANAVKDAIQSMHLKSILILGTSEGMVHKIAQRLGLPPISEIIHIEDVSKPWEIKKAQSDRALNGTHVIPVPTFEIKNSFSGFFMDPLKVLRRIGQKSVVIEKTLIRPHYSYMGRYEIADIAIISIVSYEALKVDGVTKTGRIDIKKGDDGIIVGVEVTVEYGRKIPEIVLNVQANVKNQVEYMTAINVLKVNVYVRGIDLKSIARNKNS; encoded by the coding sequence ATGAAGGTATATGCACTTGTGGGGCCGAGTGGTTCCGGCAAATCATATAAGTCAATACTAATTGCTGGTGAGCGTGGCATAGAAGCTATTATAGACGATGGACTTTTAATTATGGGAAATAGGGTTATAGCAGGTCAGTCGGCTAAAAAGGAGCTTACCAAAGTCGCAGCTATAAAAAGGGCGCTGTTTGTAGAGGATGCTCATGCAAATGCGGTAAAAGACGCCATACAATCAATGCATTTGAAGAGCATATTGATCTTGGGGACATCTGAGGGGATGGTACATAAAATTGCTCAGCGCTTGGGATTGCCGCCTATATCTGAAATAATACACATAGAAGATGTTTCAAAACCGTGGGAAATAAAGAAAGCACAGAGCGACAGAGCCTTGAACGGTACACATGTGATACCTGTACCTACATTTGAGATAAAAAATAGCTTTTCTGGTTTTTTCATGGATCCACTAAAGGTGTTGCGCAGGATAGGGCAGAAAAGTGTGGTGATAGAAAAAACTTTGATAAGGCCTCATTATAGCTATATGGGTAGATATGAAATAGCTGATATTGCTATTATTTCTATTGTATCCTACGAGGCCTTGAAGGTGGATGGCGTCACAAAAACAGGGAGGATTGATATAAAAAAAGGAGATGATGGAATTATCGTTGGCGTCGAGGTAACGGTGGAATACGGGAGAAAAATACCGGAGATAGTTTTAAACGTTCAAGCAAATGTAAAAAATCAAGTGGAATATATGACGGCTATAAATGTCCTTAAAGTTAATGTCTATGTAAGGGGTATTGATTTAAAAAGTATAGCTAGAAATAAAAATTCTTGA